In a genomic window of Macaca nemestrina isolate mMacNem1 chromosome 18, mMacNem.hap1, whole genome shotgun sequence:
- the LOC105488862 gene encoding ankyrin repeat domain-containing protein 11 isoform X2, protein MPKGGCPKAPQQEELPLSSDMVEKQTGKKDKDKVSLTKTPKLERGDGGKEVRERASKRKLPFTAGANGEQKDSDTEKQGPERKRIKKEPVTRKAGLLFGMGLSGIRAGYPLSERQQVALLMQMTAEESANSPVDTTPKHPSQSTVCQKGTPNSASKTKDKVNKRNERGETRLHRAAIRGDARRIKELISEGADVNVKDFAGWTALHEACNRGYYDVAKQLLAAGAEVNTKGLDDDTPLHDAANNGHYKVVKLLLRYGGNPQQSNRKGETPLKVANSPTMVNLLLGKGTYTSSEESSTESSEEEDAPSFAPSSSVDGNNTDSEFEKGLKHKAKNPEPQKATAPVKDEYEFDEDDEQDRVPPVDDKHLLKKDYRKETKSNSFISIPKMEVKSYTKNNTIAPKKASHRILSDTSDEEDASVTVGTGEKLRLSAHTILPGSKTREPSNAKQQKEKNKIKKKRKKETKGREVRFGKRNDKFCSSESESESSESGEDDRDSLGSSSCLKGSPLVLKDPSLFSSLSASSTSSHGSSAAQKQNPNHTDQHTKHWRTDNWKTISSPAWSEVSSLSDSTRTRLTSESDCSSEGSSVESLKPVRKRQEHRKRASLSEKKSPFLSSTEGAVPKLDKEGKVVKKHKTKHKHKNKEKGQCPISQELKLKSFTYEYEDSRQKSDKAILLENDLSTENKLKVLKHDRDHFKKEEKLSKMKLEEKEWLFKDEKSLKRIKDMNKDISRAFREEKDRSSKAEKEKSLKEKSPKEEKPRLYKEERKKKSKDRPSKLEKKNDLKEDKISKEKEKTFKEDKEKLKKEKVYREDSAFDEYCNKNQFLENEDTKFSLSDDQRDRWFSDLSDSSFDFKGEDSWDSPVTDYRDMKSDSVAKLILETVKEDSKERKRDTRAREKRDYREPFFRKKDRDYLDKNSEKRKDQTEKHKSVPSYLSEKDKKRRESAEAGRDRKDALESCKERRDGRAKPEEAYREELKECGCESGFKDKPDCDFGKGLEPWERHHPAREKEKKDGPDKERKEKTKPEKYKEKSSDKDKSEKSILDKCQKDKEFDKCFKEKKDTKEKHKDTHGKDKERKASLDQGKEKKEKAFPGIISEDFSEKKDDKKGKEKSWYIADIFTDESEDDRDSYIGSGCKTGEASDSLRMDGLQEKEEGREACASDRHRKASDKQHPERQKDKEPKDKRKDRGAADGGRDKKEKVFDKHKEKKDKESTEKYKDRKDRASVDSTQDKKSKQKLPEKAEKKHTAEDKAKSKHKEKSDKEHSKERKSSRSADTEKSLLEKLEEEALHEYREDSNDKISEVSSDSFTDRGQEPGLTAFLEVSFTEPPGDDKPRESACLPEKLKEKERHRHSSSSSKKSHDRERAKKEKAEKKEKGEDYKESGSRKDSSQYEKDLEAEAYGVSYNMKADIEDELDKTIELFSTEKKDKNDSEREPSKKIEKELKPYGSSAINILKEKKKREKHREKWRDEKERHRDRHVDGLLRHHRDEQKPATRDKDSPPRALKEKSRDEGPRLGDAKLKEKFRDSAEKEKGEPVKMSNGNDKVTPSRDPGKKDARPREKLLGDGDLMMTSFERMLSQKDLEIEERHKRHKERMKQMEKLRHRSGDPKLKEKAKLADDGRKKGLDIPAKKPPGLDPPFKDKKLKESTPIPPAAENKLHPGSGADSKDWLAGPHIKEVLPASPRPDQSRPTGVPTPTSVLSCPSYEEVMHTPRTPSCSADDYADLVFDCTDSQHSTPVPTAPTSACSPSFFDRFSVASTGLSENASQAPARPLSTNLYRSVSVDIRRTPEEEFSVGDKLFRQQSVPAASSYDSPVPHSMEDRAPLPPVPAEKFACLSPGYYSPDYGLPSPKVDALHCPPAAVVTVTPSPEGVFSSLQAKPSPSPRAELLVPSLEGALPPDLDATEDQQATAAIIPPEPSYLETLDEGPFSAVITEEPVEWAHPTEQALASSLIGSASENPVSWPVGSDLLLKSPQRFPESPKHFCPADALHSAAPGPFSASEAPYPAPPASPAPYTLPVAEPGLEDVKDGVEAVPATIATSEAAPYAPPSGLESFFSNCKSLPEAPLDVAPEPACVATVAQVEALGPLENSFLDSGHSLSNLSQVEPVPWADAFAGPEDDLDLGPFSLPELPLQTKDVPDVETEPVEESLAPSGKIPPGAPVVVNGGDVSALVAEEPPALPPDQASTQLPAELEPEPSEEPKLDVALEATVEAEAVPEERAPGDLDSGVEPTPVPPEQRPLGSGDQGAEADGSPATSLCAPDGPPMDTVAQAQAVDSAGPQDNTEASRAATPAEGPPGGIQPEATEPEPKPTAEAPKAPRVEEIPQRMTRNRAQMLANQSKQGTPPSEKECTSTPAPATRAKARGSEEDDAQAQHPRKRRFQRSTQQLQQQLNTSTQQTREVIQQTLAAIVDAIKLDAIEPYHSDRANPYFEYLQIRKKIEEKRKILCCITPQAPQCYAEYVTYTGSYLLDGKPLSKLHIPVIAPPPSLAEPLKELFRQQEAVRGKLRLQHSIEREKLIVSCEQEILRVHCRAARTIANQAVPFSACTMLLDSEVYNMPLESQGDENKSVRDRFNARQFISWLQDVDDKYDRMKTCLLMRQQHEAAALNAVQRMEWQLKVQELDPAGHKSLCVNEVPSFYVPMVDVNDDFVLLPA, encoded by the exons GATAAAGATAAAGTTTCTCTAACCAAGACCCCAAAACTGGAGCGTGGCGATGGcgggaaggaggtgagggagcgAGCCAGCAAGCGGAAGCTGCCCTTCACTGCGGGCGCCAATGGGGAGCAGAAGGACTCGGACACAG AGAAGCAGGGCCCTGAGCGGAAGAGGATTAAGAAGGAGCCTGTCACCCGGAAGGCCGGGCTGCTCTTTGGCATGGGGCTGTCTGGAATCCGAGCTGGCTACCCGCTCTCCGAGCGCCAGCAGGTGGCCCTTCTCATGCAGATGACAGCCGAGGAGTCTGCCAACAGCCCAG TGGACACAACACCAAAGCACCCCTCCCAGTCTACAGTGTGTCAGAAGGGAACGCccaactctgcctcaaaaaccaaAGATAAAGTGAACAAGAGAAACGAGCGTGGAGAGACCCGCCTGCACCGAGCGGCCATCCGCGGGGACGCCCGGCGCATCAAAGAGCTCATCAGCGAGGGGGCGGACGTCAACGTCAAGGACTTCGCAG GCTGGACGGCGCTGCACGAGGCCTGTAACCGGGGCTACTATGACGTTGCGAAGCAGCTGCTGGCCGCAGGTGCGGAGGTGAACACCAAGGGCCTGGATGACGACACGCCTTTGCACGACGCTGCCAACAACGGGCACTACAAG GTGGTGAAACTGCTGCTGCGGTACGGAGGGAACCCGCAGCAGAGCAACAGGAAAGGCGAGACGCCGCTGAAAGTGGCCAACTCCCCCACGATGGTGAACCTCCTGTTAGGCAAAGGCACTTACACTTCCAGCGAGGAGAGCTCGACGG AAAGCTCAGAAGAGGAGGACGCCCCGTCCTTCGCACCTTCCAGTTCCGTCGATGGCAACAACACGGACTCCGAGTTCGAAAAAGGCCTCAAGCACAAGGCCAAGAACCCAGAGCCGCAGAAGGCCACAGCCCCCGTCAAGGATGAGTATGAGTTTGACGAGGACGATGAGCAGGACAGGGTTCCTCCGGTGGACGACAAGCACCTGTTGAAAAAGGACTACAGAAAAGAAACGAAATCCAATAGTTTTATCTCTATACCCAAAATGGAGGTTAAAAGTTACACTAAAAATAACACGATTGCACCAAAGAAAGCGTCCCATCGTATCCTGTCAGACACGTCGGACGAGGAGGACGCGAGTGTCACCGTGGGGACAGGAGAGAAGCTGAGACTCTCGGCACATACGATATTGCCTGGTAGTAAGACACGAGAGCCTTCTAATGCCAagcagcagaaggaaaaaaataaaattaaaaagaagcgaaagaaagaaacaaaaggcagagAGGTTCGCTTTGGAAAGCGGAATGACAAGTTCTGTTCCTCGGAGTCGGAGAGTGAGTCCTCAGAGAGTGGGGAGGACGACAGGGACTCCCTGGGGAGCTCCAGCTGCCTCAAGGGGTCCCCGCTGGTGCTGAAGGACCCCTCCCTGTTCAGCTCCCTGTCCGCCTCCTCCACCTCGTCCCACGGGAGCTCTGCCGCCCAGAAGCAGAACCCCAACCACACAGACCAGCACACCAAGCACTGGCGGACAGACAACTGGAAAACCATTTCTTCCCCAGCTTGGTCAGAGGTCAGTTCTTTATCAGACTCCACAAGGACGAGACTGACAAGCGAGTCTGACTGCTCCTCTGAGGGCTCCAGTGTGGAATCGCTGAAGCCagtgaggaagaggcaggagcaCAGGAAGCGAGCCTCGCTGTCAGAGAAGAAGAGCCCCTTCCTCTCCAGCACGGAGGGCGCCGTCCCCAAACTGGACAAGGAGGGAAAGGTtgtcaaaaaacataaaacaaaacacaaacacaaaaacaaggaGAAGGGACAGTGCCCCATCAGCCAGGAGCTGAAGCTGAAAAGTTTCACTTACGAATACGAGGACTCCAGGCAGAAGTCGGATAAGGCTATACTTCTAGAGAATGATCTTTCCACTGAAAACAAGCTGAAAGTGTTAAAGCATGATCGTGAccactttaaaaaagaagagaaactcagcaaaatgaaattagaagaaaaagaatggctctttaaagatgaaaaatcacTGAAGAGAATCAAAGACATGAACAAAGACATCAGCAGGGCTTTCCGAGAAGAGAAAGACCGTTCGAGTAAGGCAGAAAAGGAGAAATCGCTAAAGGAAAAGTCTCCGAAAGAAGAAAAACCGAGACTGTacaaagaggagagaaagaagaagtcaAAAGACCGGCCCTCAAAATTAGAGAAGAAGAATGATTTAAAAGAGGACAAAATTtccaaagagaaggagaagactttcaaagaagataaagaaaaactcaaaaaagaaaaggtttataGGGAAGATTCTGCTTTTGACGAATATTGTAACAAAAATCAGTTTCTGGAGAACGAAGACACCAAATTTAGCCTTTCTGACGATCAACGAGATCGGTGGTTTTCTGACTTGTCCGATTCATCCTTTGATTTCAAAGGGGAGGACAGCTGGGACTCGCCAGTGACAGACTACAGGGACATGAAGAGCGACTCTGTGGCCAAGCTCATCTTGGAGACGGTGAAGGAGGACAGCAAGGAAAGGAAGCGGGACACCCGGGCCCGGGAGAAGCGAGACTACAGAGAGCCCTTCTTCCGAAAGAAGGACAGGGACTATTTGGATAAAAACTCTGAGAAGAGGAAAGACCAGACTGAAAAGCATAAAAGTGTCCCCAGCTACCTTTCGGAAAAGGACAAGAAGAGGAGAGAGTCCGCAGAGGCGGGTCGGGACAGAAAGGACGCGCTGGAGAGCTGCAaggagcgcagggatggcaggGCCAAGCCGGAGGAGGCATACCGGGAGGAGCTGAAGGAGTGTGGCTGTGAGAGTGGCTTCAAGGACAAGCCCGACTGTGACTTTGGGAAGGGCCTGGAGCCATGGGAACGGCACCACCCAGCacgagagaaggagaagaaggatggCCCCgataaggaaaggaaggagaaaacaaaaccagaaaaatacaaagagaagtcCAGTGACAAGGACAAAAGTGAGAAATCGATCCTTGACAAGTGTCAGAAGGACAAAGAatttgataaatgttttaaagagaaaaaagataccaaggaaaaacataaagacacacatggcaaagacaaagaaaggaaagcGTCTCTGGAccaagggaaagagaagaaggagaaggctTTCCCTGGGATCATCTCCGAAGacttctctgaaaaaaaagatgacaagaaaggcaaagagaaaagctGGTACATCGCAGACATCTTCACAGACGAGAGTGAAGACGACAGGGACAGCTACATAGGGAGCGGGTGCAAGACGGGAGAGGCCAGCGACTCACTGAGGATGGACGGCCtccaggagaaggaggaggggcgGGAGGCCTGTGCCTCCGACAGACACAGGAAGGCTTCTGACAAGCAGCACCCCGAGAGGCAGAAGGACAAGGAACCCAAAGACAAGAGAAAGGACAGAGGAGCTGCCGACGGGGGgagagacaaaaaagagaaagtcttCGACAAGCACAAGGAGAAGAAGGATAAAGAGTCCACAGAAAAGTATAAGGACAGGAAGGACAGAGCCTCAGTGGACTCCACACAAGACAAGAAAAGTAAACAGAAGCTCCCTGAGAAGGCTGAAAAGAAGCACACTGCTGAAGACAAGgccaaaagcaaacacaaagagAAGTCAGACAAAGAACATTCCAAGGAGAGGAAGTCCTCGAGAAGTGCCGACACGGAAAAAAGCCTGCTTGAAAAGTTGGAAGAAGAGGCTCTCCATGAGTACAGAGAAGACTCCAATGATAAAATCAGTGAGGTCTCCTCTGACAGCTTCACGGACCGAGGGCAGGAGCCGGGGCTGACTGCCTTCCTGGAGGTCTCCTTCACAGAGCCACCCGGAGACGACAAGCCGAGGGAGAGCGCCTGCCTCCCTGAGAAgctgaaagagaaggagaggcaCAGACACTCCTCATCCTCGTCCAAGAAGAGCCACGACCGAGAGAGAGCCAAGAAAGAGAAGGccgagaagaaagagaagggcgAAGATTACAAGGAGAGCGGTAGCAGGAAGGACTCCAGCCAGTACGAAAAGGACTTGGAGGCGGAGGCTTACGGAGTTTCCTACAACATGAAAGCTGACATAGAAGATGAGCTAGATAAAACCATTGAACTGTTTTCTAccgaaaaaaaagataaaaatgattcCGAGAGAGAACCttccaagaaaatagaaaaggaactAAAGCCTTATGGATCTAGTGCCATCAACATCctcaaagagaagaagaagagagagaaacacagGGAGAAATGGAGAGACGAGAAGGAGAGGCACCGAGACAGGCATGTGGACGGCCTCCTGCGGCACCACAGGGATGAGCAGAAGCCCGCCACCAGGGACAAGGACAGCCCGCCCCGCGCACTCAAAGAGAAGTCCAGGGACGAGGGCCCGAGGCTCGGCGACGCCAAACTGAAGGAGAAATTCAGGGACAGTGCAGAGAAGGAAAAGGGCGAGCCAGTGAAGATGAGTAACGGGAACGATAAGGTAACGCCATCCAGAGACCCAGGCAAGAAAGACGCCAGGCCCAGGGAGAAGCTCCTGGGGGACGGCGACCTGATGATGACCAGCTTTGAGAGGATGCTCTCCCAGAAGGACCTGGAGATCGAGGAGCGCCACAAGCGGCACAAGGAGAGGATGAAGCAGATGGAGAAGCTTAGGCACCGGTCCGGAGACCCCAAGCTCAAGGAGAAGGCGAAGCTGGCAGACGACGGGCGGAAGAAGGGTCTAGACATTCCTGCTAAGAAACCGCCGGGCCTGGACCCTCCGTTTAAAGACAAAAAGCTCAAAGAGTCGACTCCTATTCCACCTGCTGCCGAAAATAAGCTACACCCAGGATCAGGTGCAGACTCCAAAGACTGGCTCGCAGGCCCTCACATAAAGGAGGTCCTGCCTGCGTCTCCCAGGCCTGACCAGAGCCGGCCAACTGGCGTGCCCACCCCTACGTCGGTGCTGTCCTGCCCCAGCTACGAGGAGGTGATGCACACGCCCAGGACCCCGTCCTGCAGTGCCGATGACTACGCGGACCTCGTGTTTGACTGCACCGACTCCCAGCACTCCACACCTGTGCCCACCGCTCCCACCAGCGCCTGCTCCCCGTCCTTTTTCGACAGGTTCTCCGTGGCTTCCACTGGGCTTTCGGAAAACGCCAGCCAGGCTCCTGCAAGGCCTCTCTCCACAAACCTTTACCGCTCGGTCTCTGTCGACATTAGGAGGACCCCTGAGGAGGAATTCAGCGTCGGAGACAAGCTTTTCAGGCAGCAGAGCGTTCCTGCTGCCTCCAGCTACGACTCTCCCGTGCCACACTCGATGGAAGACAGGGCGCCCCTGCCCCCAGTTCCCGCGGAGAAGTTTGCCTGCTTGTCCCCAGGGTACTACTCCCCAGACTATGGCCTCCCCTCGCCCAAAGTCGATGCTCTGCACTGCCCGCCGGCCGCCGTTGTCACCGTCACCCCCTCTCCAGAGGGCGTCTTCTCAAGTTTACAAGCAaagccttccccttcccccagagCTGAGCTGCTGGTTCCTTCCCTGGAAGGGGCCCTTCCCCCGGACCTGGACGCCACCGAGGACCAGCAGGCCACAGCCGCCATCATCCCTCCAGAGCCCAGCTACCTGGAGACGCTGGACGAGGGTCCGTTCAGCGCCGTCATCACCGAGGAGCCTGTCGAGTGGGCTCACCCCACTGAGCAGGCTCTTGCCTCTAGCCTGATCGGGAGCGCCTCCGAAAACCCTGTCAGCTGGCCTGTGGGCTCGGACCTGCTGCTGAAGTCTCCACAGAGGTTCCCCGAGTCCCCAAAACATTTCTGCCCCGCGGACGCCCTCCACTCTGCCGCCCCAGGGCCCTTCAGCGCCTCAGAGGCGCCGTACCCTGCCCCTCCCGCCTCTCCTGCCCCATATACTCTGCCCGTCGCTGAGCCAGGACTGGAGGACGTCAAAGACGGGGTGGAAGCCGTCCCCGCCACCATCGCCACCTCCGAGGCGGCTCCTTACGCCCCTCCCTCCGGGCTGGAGTCCTTCTTCAGCAACTGCAAGTCACTTCCGGAAGCTCCGCTGGACGTGGCCCCTGAGCCCGCCTGTGTAGCCACTGTGGCTCAGGTGGAGGCTCTGGGGCCCCTGGAAAATAGCTTCCTGGACAGCGGCCACAGCCTGTCTAACCTCAGCCAGGTGGAGCCGGTGCCCTGGGCAGATGCCTTCGCCGGCCCCGAGGACGACCTGGACCTGGGGCCCTTCTCCCTGCCGGAGCTTCCCTTGCAGACTAAAGATGTCCCAGACGTTGAAACAGAACCCGTAGAAGAAAGTCTTGCTCCTTCAGGAAAGATCCCTCCGGGGGCCCCCGTGGTCGTAAACGGTGGGGATGTTTCCGCCTTAGTGGCTGAGGAGCCGCCGGCGCTGCCTCCCGACCAGGCCTCCACCCAGCTCCCTGCAGAGCTCGAGCCTGAGCCCTCAGAGGAGCCAAAGCTGGACGTGGCTCTGGAAGCTACAGTGGAGGCAGAGGCGGTGCCGGAAGAGAGGGCCCCTGGGGATCTGGACTCTGGCGTGGAGCCGACGCCCGTCCCCCCGGAACAGCGCCCACTGGGGAGTGGAGACCAGGGGGCCGAGGCTGATGGCTCCCCCGCCACGTCCCTCTGTGCCCCTGACGGCCCCCCCATGGACACTGTGGCACAAGCCCAGGCTGTGGACAGCGCCGGCCCCCAGGACAACACGGAGGCCTCCCGTGCTGCCACCCCAGCCGAAGGCCCTCCCGGCGGCATCCAGCCAGAAGCCACAGAACCAGAACCAAAACCCACCGCCGAAGCCCCGAAGGCCCCCAGAGTGGAGGAGATCCCTCAGCGCATGACCAGGAACCGGGCGCAGATGCTCGCCAACCAGAGCAAGCAGGGCACGCCCCCCTCCGAGAAGGAGTGCAcctccacccctgccccagcCACCAGGGCCAAGGCCCGTGGCTCCGAGGAGGACGACGCCCAGGCCCAGCATCCGCGCAAACGCCGCTTTCAGCGCTCCacccagcagctgcagcagcagctgAACACGTCCACGCAGCAGACGCGGGAGGTGATCCAGCAGACGCTGGCCGCCATTGTGGACGCCATCAAGCTGGATGCCATCGAGCCCTACCACAGCGACAGGGCCAACCCCTACTTCGAATACCTGCAGATCAGGAAGAAGATCGAGGAGAAACGCAAGATCCTGTGCTGCATCACGCCGCAGGCGCCCCAGTGCTACGCAGAGTACGTCACCTACACGGGCTCCTACCTCCTGGACGGCAAGCCGCTCAGCAAGCTCCACATCCCTGTG